The nucleotide window TAAAcgaatgtataaaattaaattctcTATAAAAACGTTACTTGAAGTGCCAGGTAGCTTCAAAAGAGCGAATTGCTTGGCGTAGGTTACTTTTAGAGTTACTAGCAATCCTCGCTGCCATTTGGTGTGGTAGTTGTATTCCTTCCTGTTGTGCTATGAATTTCAAGACGTCTACAATCTGTCAACAAGAAATGCTTTTTCAAGTTAATTTATGCTTATTGAATCTCTATGTCTAAGTATTATACTGATTATGTAAAATATCTTTTATGTTCTCAATGTATATATTGGAACTATGTGTACAAACCTCATCATCTGAAGGTTTTTGAAGATGAAAAACTTTGCAAATAGACTTAATTGGCTGGAGCTTTGTGCTATCGCTGCAGCAAAAGAAGACCTTATAACAGCCTTCATATCTCTCTATCATCCATTTGATATATAACAATGCGTCTGTCGATAGCTTGTCTGCCTCACCAAGAATGATAGCTGTGTACATTACAAAATAAAGTGATAACATTATGTCCAATTCTCGGTGCTAgctagaaattgaaaaaaaaaagaaggcgGTAATACCTTTACAGTTATCAGGATTTGGAGGTGCAGATCTGCTGGATGATTTGTGCTTTCTCTCCTTGATTAGTTGTACTAGGACATGTTTCTCATAGCCTTTAGTTTCAGAGAGATTGATCTCAACATGTTTGTTCGATTCCTTCACATTTACTTTGATGCTGGGAACTGATTCTCCCTGAAATGCATTTTGAGAATAAGGTACTTTCACTATCTTCATATTTTGTGGCCTCTGAACCTTAGTTTCCGAGTTTTGTATGCCTAACTTATCGAAAGAAATAcaatagaaagaaagatggtagGGGATTGATACCTTTAAGTGGAACACCTTGCACTTATCTCTTGCCTGTAAAAAAGCAAAGAGATCATCGCTAATCATGGAAATGTAcgtttaattttctattttattagtGTTTTTTCAGTTGTTATAACAGATATCCTGTCTCATTTTTCAGGTTCCTAATTCCACTCGTATGCACAGTGTTTGTAGTAATCTTTGAAGTGACTTTATACTCGTGTAATTTATCGTTCCTCACATCGAGGTTTTATTACTGAAGTGTCAACACAACACAGTTTCTGAATTGAACTTTTAGTATTTTTGTAGCTTTAAAGAGAATCCATAAACATACCTGTACTTTATCATGTCCATAAATTTTACGAAGCAGAGCAAATATCATGGTTCTTTTCCCTACTCCTGGCAGTCCTGCAAATATGAAATGGCGAATACTACTATCTGTTTCTGCCTGCAAAATTTTATAATCGAAAAGGATTGTAGTGTGTTAGTATTCTTTTGCTATCAATAAGCAAAATTccgaaaaaaaagttgttgaaggATTATTTTCATACCAGAGCCTTCAATTCCAGTGCAATATTTCGATTGCATAGAAAATCTTTAAGAGCATTAGGCCTATACTTGTCAGCCCATGTAAATCTTTTGTCAATCTGTTTTTCAGGAACTGTCATATCTTTCACATTTGTGGTATCTTTTTCATCGTCGACATTTTGAGTTGATGAAGCTGGTAATGGTAGTAGTACTGATCCAATTTCTTCATCTTGCGATGTTTGTAATATTAATGGAGTTGGTGGTGGAGATGGTAATGACAATTTTATCGGTGATGTTACTGGCGGTGCAGGTGCAGGGGCAGGGGCTGCAGGTAGTAGTACTATATTATTTGTTTGCATTTCTGATGCTCTCTCCCTCAAAGGCTTCCCCTGATCTAATTGTGAAATTCTacttttgcttcttcttctaaCTCCTTTAGAATGTATACCAAGTTCTTCTCCGATTGTCGTTCTGATTACTTTTGTCTCAGATGAAGAAGGATCACGGATGTTCTTGTTCCCCGAAGAAACATTCAAGAAGGAGGATGCTCGTTCTTCTTTGCCTTTGCGAACAAAGTAAGATGCACTCCACTCTTGTACCTATTGTAAcataacataaatataattaCGTGATTAATAGTCATGCGCTCTGGATCTCTTTAACACAAGTAGTTACGCTTTTAAGATGAGATGATCAGAAACTTCAATAACACGTACCTTGATAGCTAAATTTGATTTAGAACTGTTACTTGTTGAAGAACCTAATAAGCTGCTATCTTTCCCAGGAGTACTACCTGCTAAGGACTTCTGTCGATTAATCTCTTTGGATGAATCAGTAAGTCCTTTGTAATATGGACTTCTTGCAGAGTATCTCTTTTCTTCTTGAATTGCATTTCTTTTGTTGAATTCATCGAGGTTATTACTCCTCGAGTTTTTTGAAGACGATGACCCTCTCTTTCTTTCCTCATCGACTTTTTTATGCCATGATGGTTTCAATGAGTCATCTGAATTTGTTGATCTGACATTTTGAGTTTCTGATATCCTGCAGGGAACAGATTTTGAACGCGGGATCAATGGATCTTTCGACATATTATTGAAGAGCTGAGATTGAATTTTgctgttttttcttttgtaggATCAATTGAAAAGGACTATGGAAgttaacaaaatcaaaatgttTGATGTGaatgaaacaaaataataagaTTTGTTTCTACAGTAGGTCCATGGGTGATCATTGAGAGATGCTACGTTATTAAcaatgttttctttcttttttgatcATCAGTGTACACAGTGGCGGAGTCAGAATTTTCACTATGAAGTAAACACATGAAGAAGCTAAAGACGTtcaacatctattatatatacacaaaaataatttttgactaTGTATAAATAGTGTAATTGATCATCGAAATCCCCTCGGCCTACCTAGCTCTGTTGCGTGGCTGTACTATTAATGTAAACAAGTATAGTCCATGCAAAAACAGCTGACTAATTGAGGTTAATTTATGTGTAgttttttaactttattgtttGGTTCCTTCCATTTCCAGGGGTGTTTGTGCTGTGTATCACATCCTCTAACACCAGTTTTAATGTCTATGTATGTATCAACACTATAAAAGCATTTATTTGTAATTTAGCAAAAACGTTATGGGGGTTGGATGAGGTGGGGAGTGGGGGTTCGAGGAAGTCAAAGGATGGGGGCGTTGAGTGGTTGGGAAGAAGACAAATGAATTTCACGTTACTTATGAAACTTGTTTTTCCTATTATTATAAGGGATTTCATTTTTCTAAAACTTGTTTTtctagagaaaaatatttttcaaaacattttgaccgatcaaatatgagaaaattagAAAGCATTTTCCTCTGTACCAAACGCGCCACGATGTTTATTCTATATGTGATTATCTTCTAAAAAATAAGTCATGTTGATTAGCTTTGTCATTTTATATTAGGTTTTATCTATAATTATCTTATAGGTAACTTAATTGTGTAATGCTCCACTGTTGAGTCACTTCAAGAGTAAATCAATAACTCACCTTATGTTTTAGGAACCAAATGAGGAATCATACGTAGACTAGCTTGAACATTTGCCTGCTCTACAAAGCCCCTTAAAGCTAGAATTGAGATTGTTTGACGCTCTTCTCCTTTCGAGTGAATTGAATTACCATTTATGTGAGATCTACTTGCCTTAGCAACTAAATTTCAAACCCTTACTATCAAAtgtcttaatgaaataattttttcactaaTTCATACGTAGTTTCCTTCACCTACGATGGGTATATATTTTACTTGTATTAAATGTAATTTAAGTAAAACAAGtaactaaaaagtaaaacaagTAGACGTCATTATTCCTATTAATGGATTTATGATGTAGACATCCTATCCTACAAACACAATTTTCAGCTTTTTacataaatgaaaaaagaaaaagaacagcTTTTCTCCATGCTATTAAAttgttttctttataaaaaaaggaatatttaaaaaaaaataaaaaaaattacaaataataacCTTGTCAATGCAGTAGCTGTCAAAAGTTGATCAATTCAAACATATCACGACtccaaataatatttaaatcatCATCTCATTCCAAACCTACCTTTTTATGTTTTCTGTCggttcaatatttatattggGGTTCGACTGACTattaaatgtgaattatgaCACATTCAAGAGgattcttttttcaatttagagtttcaaattcaaaatctctaattaaaaatgaaggaattTCAATCATTTCACTGCAATTCAAATTGgactgataaaaaaaaacttcaatagAGAATAACAGCCTACTTTGTAAAACTTAATTGGGTCAAAATTGTTACAAATATAACTCTTTAAGTATTGACTATTGTATATCTCGAAGGGTACGTACGTGTGGTGAAACTTTGGGAtttccacaaattttttttaaaatgctaCTAATTACAAAGCTTGAACTCcccatattatattattctttcttttttttcctgtATAATTAATTGcattaaaaatacatttaattagtttaattatttatgtcattttccaAATGTGTACATAGTTGCCGCAGCGTATCACTTGGCGACTTACCTTTCAGATGAGATCATCTGTAATTATTCTCTACCTTGACAATTATCTTTCAGGAcaaaacttattattattattatctcgAAAAACTTAACAACACTCGACGTTTGTATTAAATCAGATTATTATTGTCTCTATTTCAAAGTATTTGACCGTTACGCTatgttttaagaaagaaaactaaTAGTAATTGGAATTTGTAATATTTAACTTATACCATGGTGAGCTCGTGTTGATCACATGAGATCCAAATAATTAAGGCATATTAGAATTTAGAAATGaagaaaagaggaggaaaaTATATAGGAGTATACAAGTTATTACTCctttaaaagttaatttgactaattttcaaagttaaatgagattacattaatttgatattttaaactattcaaaaactatacgaattactataaattgcaattttttgcatatcaatatgatgaaaaattattagtcaaagttattatcatttgactctaaaaaaaaaattatgacaattaaaagtggatgaAGGTGTATATTTTTAACACATTAAAATGTTTTTGCTGAAgtcagatttatttatttattcgaAAAAGGTCAAACTAGGAAATTAGATGCTTTGGAATTGGTTTCCCTTCTGGGATACACAAGTGGTGAGACAATTTTTTGAGTCCATTCATTTAACACCTCTAGCTACCTTAAAATTAAAGTTGCTCTAATAATTATCAAATGTCATTTTAGATTGTTGAATGAATTTTTAGTTATGCCACAAAGTCTGGGGAGTTGTGCATAATGAGTTGATTAAATTTAGAATTGCGCATTGTATGACCAATTTTTGGGAGACATAGAGAATGATgcttctaattaaaaaaaaatccattttcaTAATTAGTTGGAACATGAGAGGCCTGAGTAAGGATGAAGAAAACCCAACCAAACTATTCTATCACAATCTATATG belongs to Solanum stenotomum isolate F172 chromosome 1, ASM1918654v1, whole genome shotgun sequence and includes:
- the LOC125847490 gene encoding uncharacterized protein LOC125847490; the protein is MSKDPLIPRSKSVPCRISETQNVRSTNSDDSLKPSWHKKVDEERKRGSSSSKNSRSNNLDEFNKRNAIQEEKRYSARSPYYKGLTDSSKEINRQKSLAGSTPGKDSSLLGSSTSNSSKSNLAIKVQEWSASYFVRKGKEERASSFLNVSSGNKNIRDPSSSETKVIRTTIGEELGIHSKGVRRRSKSRISQLDQGKPLRERASEMQTNNIVLLPAAPAPAPAPPVTSPIKLSLPSPPPTPLILQTSQDEEIGSVLLPLPASSTQNVDDEKDTTNVKDMTVPEKQIDKRFTWADKYRPNALKDFLCNRNIALELKALAETDSSIRHFIFAGLPGVGKRTMIFALLRKIYGHDKVQARDKCKVFHLKVSIPYHLSFYCISFDKLGIQNSETKVQRPQNMKIVKVPYSQNAFQGESVPSIKVNVKESNKHVEINLSETKGYEKHVLVQLIKERKHKSSSRSAPPNPDNCKAIILGEADKLSTDALLYIKWMIERYEGCYKVFFCCSDSTKLQPIKSICKVFHLQKPSDDEIVDVLKFIAQQEGIQLPHQMAARIASNSKSNLRQAIRSFEATWHFNTSLTENQEIKTGWEDDIAKIAKNIIEEQSPKQLYDIRGKLQNLIEHNVSAEFIFNTVFEELKSNLDDQFHKDMDILKMKYNINSSDHDQGKSDNDAVKKIVHKFMKIEEFTAKFMSWYKIFVLKKGNQNPILSKGDI